In the Kaistella sp. 97-N-M2 genome, one interval contains:
- the priA gene encoding primosomal protein N': MTFAQIILPLNLKGTFTYKVPDELAEKIEIGMRVLVSFRGKKIYTGIVFELHDEAPENFEPKEIINLLDEFPILPLEQISFWTWLSAYYLCNLGEIYRFAFPSSLKLESETYLKLKSNAIIDFENLDVNEMYLIQALEVRQLINLTEIEAFIPKKEIVKTIKSLIDLQYIEIDEKIAEKYKAKEIAFLKINEEEVSKKSLAQILLSLKRSPKQQELFLLLLEKHTEDPEKHIKKSDVFEEGNFAHSQLKSLIEKKLVQEFFLQKDRLQSYEGEIEILDELTDAQLLAKQEVDEAFNKGKNVLLHGVTSSGKTHIYLEKIEETVASGKNVLFLLPEIAITKQIVQRLEKKYGKQLGYYHQKLSDFERVEVWRRVKNNELKILIGTRNALFLPYQNLGLIVVDEEHDSSYKPREVSPFFSARDAAQILAKMYGAHVILGSATPSVESYYLAKKEKLAYVFLGERFGKVKLPEFELINFKEEQDSKKIIGNFSLKLIDGIKAELERKKQTMILHNRRGYANVVECESCGYVNYCSNCDVVMTYHKFSNEMKCHYCGQKASKPKICPQCNSEKLNERGVGVEQIHEEMSKIFPEAEVDRMDVDSMRKKFAYEKLYERLEEGETEILVGTQMISKGLDFDNIELVAIPRADSMLYVQDFRAEERAYQLITQVSGRAGRMSGEGKVLIQTYNPEHPVFQLIKENDSAKIYTHFLEERKKFLYPPFVKLVMIELKHRKEDKVNRASQFLGSVLHKYLPPECILGPEKSPIGKLNLMYQYQILLKLPRGKNYAEYKKLVLKSLEEFEEITAYQSIKKMIFVDF, translated from the coding sequence TTGACTTTTGCTCAGATAATTCTTCCGCTGAATTTAAAAGGAACTTTCACGTACAAAGTTCCGGACGAACTTGCGGAAAAAATTGAGATCGGCATGCGTGTTTTGGTTTCGTTCCGCGGCAAGAAAATCTATACCGGAATCGTTTTTGAACTGCACGACGAAGCGCCTGAAAATTTTGAGCCCAAGGAAATTATTAATCTTTTAGATGAGTTTCCCATTCTTCCTTTGGAGCAAATCTCTTTCTGGACGTGGCTTTCCGCATATTATCTCTGCAACCTTGGCGAGATTTACCGTTTTGCCTTTCCGTCTTCTTTAAAGCTGGAAAGTGAGACTTATCTTAAATTAAAATCCAATGCGATTATTGACTTCGAAAATTTAGATGTCAACGAAATGTATCTTATCCAGGCATTGGAAGTTCGGCAGCTCATTAATTTAACGGAAATTGAAGCTTTTATTCCAAAAAAAGAGATTGTAAAAACCATTAAATCCCTTATCGATCTGCAATACATCGAAATCGACGAAAAAATTGCGGAGAAATACAAAGCCAAAGAAATCGCTTTTCTGAAAATCAATGAAGAAGAGGTTTCTAAAAAGAGCCTTGCCCAAATTCTGCTGTCGCTGAAACGATCGCCGAAACAACAGGAGCTTTTCCTGTTATTGCTCGAAAAGCACACCGAAGACCCGGAAAAGCATATCAAGAAATCCGATGTTTTTGAAGAAGGAAACTTTGCGCATTCGCAACTGAAATCCTTAATAGAAAAAAAATTGGTGCAGGAATTTTTTTTACAAAAAGACCGTTTGCAAAGCTATGAAGGCGAGATTGAAATCTTAGACGAATTAACTGATGCGCAACTTTTGGCTAAGCAAGAAGTTGACGAAGCGTTCAATAAGGGGAAAAATGTGCTGTTGCACGGCGTCACATCGTCCGGTAAAACGCATATTTATCTCGAAAAGATTGAAGAAACCGTGGCGTCTGGAAAGAATGTGCTGTTCCTCCTGCCCGAAATTGCCATAACAAAGCAGATTGTTCAGCGGTTAGAAAAGAAATACGGCAAACAACTTGGTTACTACCACCAAAAACTCAGCGATTTTGAAAGGGTAGAAGTGTGGCGCAGAGTCAAAAATAATGAGTTGAAAATTTTAATAGGCACCCGGAATGCGCTTTTCCTGCCCTACCAAAATTTAGGTTTGATCGTAGTTGACGAAGAACATGATTCGTCGTACAAGCCGCGCGAAGTTTCGCCCTTTTTCAGCGCGAGAGATGCAGCGCAGATTCTTGCAAAAATGTACGGCGCGCATGTGATTCTGGGTTCTGCAACTCCGTCGGTAGAATCTTATTACTTGGCGAAAAAAGAAAAACTGGCATATGTTTTCCTTGGTGAGAGGTTTGGGAAGGTAAAACTTCCGGAATTTGAACTCATCAATTTTAAAGAAGAACAGGATTCGAAGAAAATTATAGGCAATTTTTCTTTAAAACTGATCGACGGAATTAAAGCTGAACTGGAGCGTAAAAAACAAACCATGATTCTTCACAACCGCCGCGGTTATGCGAATGTGGTGGAATGCGAAAGTTGTGGTTACGTCAACTACTGTTCGAATTGTGATGTTGTGATGACTTACCATAAATTTTCGAACGAAATGAAATGCCATTACTGCGGTCAAAAAGCTTCAAAACCGAAGATCTGCCCGCAGTGCAATTCTGAAAAACTGAACGAACGCGGCGTGGGCGTGGAACAGATTCACGAAGAAATGTCCAAAATTTTTCCGGAAGCAGAAGTGGATCGAATGGATGTGGATTCGATGCGCAAAAAGTTTGCCTACGAAAAACTGTACGAACGTCTCGAAGAAGGCGAAACTGAAATTTTAGTCGGAACGCAAATGATTTCCAAAGGGCTGGATTTCGATAATATTGAACTCGTTGCAATCCCACGTGCAGATTCGATGTTGTACGTGCAGGATTTTCGCGCAGAGGAAAGAGCATATCAGCTCATCACTCAGGTTTCCGGTAGAGCTGGACGCATGTCTGGCGAAGGAAAAGTGTTAATTCAGACTTACAATCCGGAGCATCCTGTTTTCCAGCTAATTAAAGAAAATGATTCCGCCAAAATTTATACGCATTTTCTGGAAGAACGAAAAAAGTTTTTGTATCCGCCTTTCGTTAAGCTCGTTATGATTGAACTGAAGCATCGAAAGGAAGATAAAGTGAATCGCGCCTCGCAGTTCCTGGGTTCTGTACTCCATAAATATCTGCCACCGGAATGCATTCTCGGTCCGGAAAAGTCGCCCATTGGAAAATTAAATTTAATGTACCAATACCAAATCTTACTTAAACTTCCGCGAGGAAAAAATTACGCCGAATACAAGAAATTGGTTTTAAAAAGTCTGGAAGAATTTGAGGAAATAACTGCTTATCAAAGCATTAAAAAGATGATTTTTGTTGATTTTTAA
- a CDS encoding porin family protein, producing MKKLVLGAAIAMSSLTFAQSFGVKGGMNVSSLSNDAGLDDSSSKIGFNAGVFLNAPIATNFSIQPEVLYNNLGSKVTLTDFDINNDNYTAEYARHLDYISVPVMFQYNATPSFYLEAGPQFSFLIDARDKYKSTKNGSTTDSDTRDLNTDSFNTFDFGVGLGAGYWITPKFGINARYNAGFTDIYKENNGDSVKNNNFQVGLAYKFN from the coding sequence ATGAAAAAGTTAGTTTTAGGTGCAGCAATCGCAATGAGTTCATTGACATTTGCACAGTCATTTGGTGTTAAAGGTGGAATGAATGTATCTTCACTTTCAAACGATGCAGGATTAGATGATTCTTCCTCAAAAATAGGTTTCAACGCTGGTGTATTTTTAAATGCTCCAATTGCAACAAACTTTAGCATTCAGCCAGAGGTTTTGTATAACAATTTAGGATCAAAAGTTACATTAACTGATTTTGATATCAACAATGATAACTATACTGCAGAATATGCTCGTCACTTAGATTACATCTCTGTACCAGTAATGTTTCAGTACAATGCAACACCATCATTTTATTTAGAAGCAGGACCACAATTCAGTTTCTTAATTGATGCTCGTGATAAATACAAGAGTACAAAAAATGGATCTACAACAGATTCTGATACTCGTGATTTAAACACAGATTCTTTCAATACATTTGATTTTGGAGTTGGATTAGGTGCAGGATATTGGATTACTCCAAAATTCGGTATCAATGCAAGATATAATGCTGGTTTCACAGATATCTATAAAGAAAACAATGGAGATTCTGTAAAAAACAACAACTTCCAAGTTGGATTGGCTTACAAATTTAATTAA
- the aroB gene encoding 3-dehydroquinate synthase, with the protein MISILDQDFTQFTPFLEDLSPSKLFILVDENTHEYCLPLLLANLETDIPFEIIEIEAGEDLKTIETAIQLWEILSEFEADRKSLIINLGGGVITDLGGFVASTYKRGIKFINMPTTLLAMCDASIGGKTGIDHQFLKNIVGTFATAEHIFVYPGFLRTLPFTELRSGFAEMLKHGLIADEKHWSDLIGIEDLTPENIFPFVETSMKIKQNVVEKDFKEQNIRKTLNFGHTIGHALESLFLQKGKPIPHGEAVALGMICETQLSYLENFISEESATSIIENIRKFYPYISIDDFSTEEIIALMKNDKKNSKGEISFSLLSGIGSCKFDCSVSEKNISYALHFYQNLS; encoded by the coding sequence ATGATTTCAATTTTAGATCAGGATTTCACGCAGTTTACTCCCTTTTTAGAGGATCTAAGTCCATCGAAACTTTTTATCCTTGTCGACGAAAACACGCATGAATATTGTCTTCCCCTGCTTTTGGCCAATCTGGAAACCGACATACCTTTCGAAATAATAGAAATTGAAGCCGGTGAAGATTTAAAAACCATCGAAACTGCCATTCAGCTTTGGGAAATTTTGTCGGAATTTGAAGCGGATCGAAAATCATTAATCATTAATTTGGGCGGCGGCGTTATTACCGATCTCGGCGGATTCGTGGCTTCAACCTATAAAAGAGGAATTAAATTTATTAATATGCCGACAACGCTTTTAGCCATGTGCGACGCGTCGATTGGTGGTAAAACGGGGATCGATCATCAGTTTCTGAAAAACATCGTAGGAACTTTTGCCACCGCCGAACATATTTTCGTTTACCCCGGGTTTTTAAGAACTTTGCCTTTCACTGAACTGAGAAGTGGTTTTGCAGAAATGTTGAAACACGGTTTAATTGCGGACGAAAAACACTGGAGTGATTTAATTGGTATTGAAGATTTGACCCCAGAAAACATTTTTCCATTCGTTGAAACTTCTATGAAGATTAAACAAAACGTTGTTGAAAAAGATTTTAAAGAACAAAACATCCGCAAAACACTGAATTTTGGGCACACCATTGGGCATGCACTGGAAAGTCTTTTCCTTCAGAAAGGGAAACCAATTCCGCACGGTGAGGCAGTTGCTTTGGGAATGATCTGCGAAACGCAGCTTTCTTATCTGGAAAATTTTATTTCTGAAGAAAGCGCCACGTCAATCATCGAAAATATAAGAAAGTTTTACCCTTATATTTCTATTGATGATTTCTCCACAGAAGAAATAATAGCACTTATGAAAAACGATAAAAAGAATTCGAAGGGAGAAATCAGTTTCTCACTGCTTTCTGGAATCGGGAGCTGTAAATTCGACTGTTCTGTAAGCGAAAAAAACATTTCTTATGCATTGCATTTTTATCAAAATTTGTCATAA
- the dacB gene encoding D-alanyl-D-alanine carboxypeptidase/D-alanyl-D-alanine-endopeptidase: protein MISLKNIYISSALAFSAFAYSQGTFINSNYPQSYENQTANSVKDFTSTEKLMTAKELVDININSMMSDPVLRNANWGFVVFDPKTKKIVSSYNENTPLVPASTTKLLTTETAISLLGEKFRWITQFEYSGNIDSDGNLQGNLYIVGSGDPSLGTNKAGASSYRDIVSDFVMAASEKGIKKVNGDIIIQTGVFKANKSQNLPQNIVWLENGNYYLPVGSTYEISPANEKLIAKKSSPFAVSKNFYYISPYINQMVYADIFEGIGLTTKLPDAPSYLANTLRTTLVKSGIPVSGKVISKTTDLNPEKREIITAYQSPTLSEIMYYTNQRSDNALAEAFLRMVGFQKNGDQSLESGRSVVVEHLKSIGFDTSGLNYIDGSGLSHSNLVTPLSQVKFLTGLMDEKYYKTYFDSLPIGGQTGTLKRMFYGSGNGQIFAKTGTLNRVKTLAGYMKTNTGKTLVFSLLINNYAGSVDQVKSKMEQLLQPALSL from the coding sequence ATGATTAGCCTTAAAAATATTTATATTTCTTCCGCCCTCGCTTTTTCAGCATTCGCCTACTCGCAGGGAACTTTTATCAATTCAAATTATCCTCAATCTTACGAAAATCAGACTGCCAATTCAGTTAAAGATTTTACCTCAACGGAAAAATTAATGACGGCGAAAGAACTGGTCGATATCAACATCAATTCCATGATGAGCGATCCGGTTCTTCGGAATGCGAACTGGGGTTTTGTGGTGTTTGATCCGAAAACAAAGAAGATCGTTAGCTCTTATAACGAAAATACACCGTTGGTTCCGGCCTCTACAACAAAATTGCTGACGACCGAAACGGCAATCAGTTTATTAGGAGAAAAATTTCGCTGGATCACCCAGTTTGAATATTCCGGCAATATCGATTCTGATGGCAATCTTCAGGGAAACCTGTATATTGTAGGAAGCGGCGATCCGTCTCTCGGAACCAATAAAGCAGGCGCCTCATCCTATCGCGACATTGTTTCAGATTTTGTAATGGCGGCTTCTGAAAAGGGGATCAAGAAAGTAAATGGCGATATTATAATCCAGACAGGAGTTTTCAAAGCGAATAAATCGCAGAATTTGCCGCAAAATATTGTGTGGCTGGAAAACGGAAATTATTACCTGCCTGTTGGCTCTACATATGAAATCAGCCCGGCGAATGAAAAACTCATCGCGAAAAAATCCAGTCCTTTCGCGGTAAGTAAAAACTTCTATTATATTTCGCCCTACATCAACCAGATGGTGTATGCCGATATATTTGAAGGTATTGGTTTGACGACAAAATTACCGGATGCTCCGTCTTACTTAGCCAATACGCTTCGGACAACCCTGGTAAAAAGCGGCATTCCCGTCAGCGGCAAGGTAATTTCTAAAACGACGGATCTTAATCCGGAGAAGCGTGAAATTATTACGGCGTACCAGTCGCCCACTTTAAGCGAAATTATGTATTATACCAATCAGCGAAGTGATAATGCGTTGGCAGAAGCTTTTTTAAGAATGGTCGGTTTCCAGAAAAATGGCGATCAAAGTTTAGAATCGGGTAGAAGCGTTGTGGTGGAACATTTAAAATCGATCGGTTTCGATACAAGTGGTTTAAATTACATTGACGGCAGCGGATTATCCCACAGCAATTTGGTTACGCCCCTTTCTCAGGTTAAATTTTTAACCGGATTAATGGATGAAAAATATTATAAAACGTATTTCGATTCTTTACCAATCGGTGGGCAGACCGGTACTTTGAAAAGGATGTTTTATGGAAGCGGCAACGGTCAGATTTTTGCGAAAACAGGAACGTTGAATAGAGTAAAAACTTTAGCGGGCTACATGAAAACCAATACGGGTAAAACTTTAGTTTTCTCCCTGCTCATCAATAATTATGCAGGCTCTGTGGATCAGGTAAAAAGCAAAATGGAACAGCTTTTACAACCTGCCTTGAGTTTATGA
- a CDS encoding M1 family aminopeptidase, with protein sequence MKKLYILVIALIFGQIYSQRSEEAERKSMMKGELDLYSKMIDYNENPNTANYDLRYQRLELELNPSQQFVAGTVTNHFIAKENMSAIYFDLANTLTVSEVKYHGTALIFTQLGTKELKIDFPAALSTGTLDSLSIKYSGAPSTVGSAGDAFTVSTQGGTPVLFTLSEPYGAQEWFPTKQSMNDKIEKVDIKITTPSQYSVASNGKLLAETLVTGGKKLTFWQTNYPIPAYLIALGITNYTKINDTMGTPPFPFVNYLYPSTTSNTTIMSNIAWTKTVMDTFEQYFGPYPYRNEKYGHMQFSWGGGMEHATMSSMGAWSRGIIAHELAHQWFGDKVTCGAWNDIWLNEGFATFGEHLANEKLLMNSAAFQNYLADEIDYITSSAGGSVYVATSALGDSNTLFSGRLTYAKGGYVLRMMKWILGDDVFYAALKDYHSRPNLAYNYARTEDFKASVLQSTGKDFTGFFNDWIYGQGYPTYQIKWNQTADQVLRFKVSQTQSNASVSFFELPLPIKVIGTGGQVAYVVLDNTANNQNFEKIVGFPVASVQFNYENQIIQKNSTVTKDTSILAVANISKEAVKIYPNPVNNQLSVSGITVDQPFEIYSMDGKMVKTGKYSSKEKIEVGNLPKGIYVLKIADQNLKFIKN encoded by the coding sequence ATGAAAAAACTTTATATCTTAGTGATAGCCTTGATTTTTGGACAGATTTATTCCCAGAGATCTGAAGAGGCAGAACGGAAAAGCATGATGAAAGGCGAGTTGGATCTGTATTCAAAAATGATTGATTACAATGAGAATCCAAATACCGCGAACTACGATTTGAGGTACCAGCGGCTTGAGTTGGAACTGAACCCCTCGCAACAGTTTGTCGCGGGAACGGTAACCAATCATTTTATCGCTAAAGAAAATATGTCGGCTATTTATTTTGACCTTGCCAACACGCTCACGGTTTCAGAAGTAAAATACCATGGTACAGCGTTAATTTTCACCCAATTAGGTACAAAAGAACTTAAAATTGATTTTCCGGCAGCATTATCGACAGGTACTTTAGATTCCTTGTCGATTAAATATTCAGGCGCTCCCTCCACTGTGGGAAGTGCGGGAGATGCTTTTACGGTTTCCACCCAAGGAGGAACACCGGTTTTGTTTACCCTTTCAGAACCGTATGGTGCGCAGGAATGGTTTCCTACGAAACAAAGCATGAATGATAAGATTGAGAAGGTGGATATAAAAATCACGACTCCGTCGCAATACAGCGTTGCTTCAAATGGAAAATTATTGGCGGAAACTTTAGTGACAGGTGGGAAAAAATTAACTTTTTGGCAGACCAACTATCCCATTCCGGCTTATCTTATTGCCTTAGGTATTACAAATTATACCAAAATTAACGACACCATGGGAACACCCCCTTTCCCGTTTGTCAATTATCTTTATCCCTCGACGACGTCCAACACTACCATCATGTCGAATATCGCCTGGACAAAAACAGTAATGGATACTTTTGAGCAGTATTTCGGTCCTTATCCGTACCGAAACGAAAAGTACGGTCACATGCAGTTCAGCTGGGGCGGCGGTATGGAACACGCCACCATGTCGTCTATGGGCGCCTGGAGCCGCGGTATAATCGCACACGAACTCGCGCACCAGTGGTTTGGCGATAAGGTAACCTGCGGTGCGTGGAACGACATTTGGCTGAATGAAGGTTTTGCCACGTTCGGCGAACACCTTGCCAACGAAAAATTATTGATGAATAGCGCGGCCTTCCAAAACTATCTCGCCGACGAAATTGATTACATAACGAGTTCTGCCGGGGGAAGCGTTTATGTTGCGACCTCGGCTTTGGGCGACAGCAATACGCTTTTTAGTGGCCGTTTAACGTATGCAAAAGGCGGTTATGTATTGCGGATGATGAAATGGATTTTGGGTGACGATGTTTTTTACGCTGCGCTAAAAGATTATCATTCGCGTCCGAATCTGGCGTATAATTATGCCAGGACCGAAGATTTTAAAGCCTCGGTTTTACAGTCTACAGGAAAAGATTTTACCGGATTTTTTAATGACTGGATCTACGGCCAGGGCTACCCAACCTATCAAATCAAGTGGAATCAGACCGCCGATCAGGTCTTACGATTTAAAGTAAGCCAAACACAAAGCAATGCTTCCGTCAGTTTTTTTGAACTTCCGTTGCCCATCAAAGTCATCGGAACAGGCGGCCAGGTGGCGTATGTTGTTTTGGATAATACGGCAAACAATCAAAATTTTGAAAAGATAGTGGGTTTTCCGGTAGCTTCTGTTCAGTTCAACTATGAAAATCAGATTATCCAGAAAAATTCTACGGTAACCAAAGACACAAGTATTTTAGCGGTAGCAAACATCAGTAAAGAAGCTGTCAAAATCTATCCCAACCCGGTAAATAATCAATTGTCTGTTTCGGGCATCACTGTGGATCAGCCTTTCGAAATTTATAGCATGGACGGGAAAATGGTGAAAACGGGAAAATATTCTTCCAAAGAAAAGATCGAAGTCGGTAATCTTCCAAAAGGAATTTATGTCCTCAAAATCGCAGATCAAAATCTCAAGTTTATTAAAAACTAA
- the purF gene encoding amidophosphoribosyltransferase, which produces MKDLQQHRKDYLNQFKERSYGRNLLKAEDPFDAPSEECGIFGLYSATDLDTFSLSQFGLFALQHRGQEACGISVMNDGKIFNIKDEGLVLDVFKEIRNPETFMGNSAIGHTRYTTAGDKKKYNFQPFFAKNEYDQIILSIAHNGNLTNAEELKKELEAEGVVFKATSDSEVILRLIQKNLDLGLRGAIKATMEKIKGAYSVVGMTRNKFFAFRDFHGIRPLVLGAIDEKTYVAASESVALDAVGAQYVRDILPGEIVYTSENEIGLKSFLVKENCEKRICAFEYIYFARPDSILENINVHEIREKSGMKIWEQAPVEADIVIGVPDSGVPAAIGFSIASGIPFRPVLIKNRYIGRSFIVPSQEMRERIVNLKLNPIVSEIKGKRVVIIDDSIVRGTTSKRLVKILKEAGVKEIHFRSVSPPIIAPCYLGIDTPSKDDLISANMNVEELRNYLGVDSLEFLRMDNLRLILGSSNHCFGCFTEKYPVPAGPNPDFTDE; this is translated from the coding sequence ATGAAAGACTTACAACAACACAGAAAAGACTATCTGAACCAGTTTAAGGAAAGAAGCTACGGCAGAAACTTGCTTAAAGCCGAAGATCCTTTTGATGCGCCATCGGAAGAATGTGGTATTTTTGGTCTCTATTCCGCTACCGATCTGGATACTTTTTCTCTCTCCCAATTTGGTCTCTTTGCCCTACAGCACCGGGGCCAGGAAGCTTGCGGCATCTCTGTAATGAACGACGGGAAAATTTTCAATATTAAAGATGAAGGTTTAGTTCTGGATGTCTTCAAAGAAATTCGCAATCCCGAAACTTTTATGGGGAACTCTGCCATTGGGCACACGCGCTACACCACGGCGGGCGATAAGAAGAAGTACAATTTTCAACCATTCTTCGCGAAAAATGAGTATGATCAGATTATCCTGTCCATCGCGCATAACGGTAATTTGACCAACGCCGAGGAACTTAAAAAAGAACTGGAGGCGGAAGGAGTGGTCTTCAAAGCAACTTCCGATTCTGAAGTGATTTTAAGGCTTATCCAAAAAAATCTGGATCTGGGTTTACGGGGCGCCATCAAGGCGACAATGGAAAAAATTAAAGGTGCTTATTCCGTTGTGGGAATGACGCGTAATAAATTCTTTGCCTTTCGGGATTTTCATGGCATCCGTCCTTTGGTTTTAGGTGCAATCGACGAAAAGACTTATGTTGCTGCCTCCGAATCTGTTGCTTTAGACGCGGTTGGAGCACAATATGTTCGCGATATTTTACCGGGCGAAATTGTTTATACCAGCGAAAACGAAATAGGTTTAAAAAGTTTTCTTGTTAAAGAAAACTGCGAAAAAAGAATCTGTGCTTTCGAATATATTTATTTTGCACGTCCGGATTCGATCCTGGAAAACATAAACGTGCACGAGATTCGGGAAAAATCGGGCATGAAAATTTGGGAACAGGCACCTGTAGAAGCAGATATCGTTATCGGTGTGCCCGATTCCGGGGTTCCTGCCGCGATTGGTTTTTCCATTGCTTCCGGCATTCCGTTCCGTCCGGTTCTCATCAAAAACAGATATATCGGCAGAAGTTTCATCGTTCCCTCCCAGGAAATGCGCGAAAGAATTGTTAATTTAAAACTGAACCCAATTGTCTCTGAAATCAAGGGAAAAAGGGTAGTGATCATCGATGACTCCATCGTCCGGGGTACCACTTCGAAACGGCTGGTTAAAATTTTAAAAGAGGCAGGAGTGAAAGAAATTCATTTCAGAAGCGTTTCCCCACCTATTATTGCGCCGTGCTATCTCGGTATCGACACGCCATCAAAAGACGATTTAATCTCTGCAAATATGAATGTGGAAGAACTCCGAAACTATCTGGGAGTCGATTCTCTGGAATTTTTAAGGATGGATAATTTAAGACTAATTTTAGGCAGTTCCAATCATTGTTTTGGATGCTTTACCGAAAAATATCCGGTTCCGGCTGGTCCGAACCCGGATTTTACAGATGAATAA
- a CDS encoding proline dehydrogenase family protein, with protein MSIFNNTQLAFANKTDSQLRKAFWMFKLIEQPLLTKLGTSVLNFAVHNNIPFAGNVVKATLFEQFCGGETREESMKVVNQMFKRGVGSIFDYSIEGKEEEATFDAVCKEIKDIVRFSVGNSAIPFIVFKPTAFGRIDIYEAVGKKVELTTSQKEEWQRVVQRFDEVCRLCFENNKKVMIDAEETWMQDAADHLVEDMMEKYNKVEPIVWNTVQMYRTGRLEYMHQNLQRAKEKGYFIGYKIVRGAYMEKERERAAAMNYPDPIQPTKDASDRNYNDGIDFVMANLDKVSGFFGTHNETSTELVMDKMKAKGLENGDNRIYFGQLYGMSDNITFYLADKKYNVAKYLPYGPVKDVVPYLTRRAQENTSVAGQTGRELSLIQKELDRRKGR; from the coding sequence ATGAGCATTTTCAACAATACCCAACTTGCCTTCGCCAACAAAACCGATTCTCAGCTTAGAAAAGCTTTCTGGATGTTTAAACTCATCGAACAGCCACTTTTAACAAAATTAGGAACAAGTGTCCTCAATTTTGCGGTACACAACAACATTCCTTTTGCAGGAAACGTCGTGAAAGCGACCTTATTCGAGCAGTTTTGCGGCGGCGAAACGCGCGAAGAAAGTATGAAAGTAGTTAATCAAATGTTTAAGCGTGGCGTAGGAAGTATTTTCGATTACTCCATTGAGGGGAAAGAAGAAGAAGCCACGTTCGATGCCGTTTGTAAAGAAATTAAAGATATTGTGCGTTTCTCTGTCGGAAATTCCGCGATTCCTTTCATCGTTTTTAAACCTACCGCTTTTGGCCGAATTGATATTTATGAAGCCGTCGGAAAAAAAGTAGAGTTAACAACGAGTCAAAAAGAAGAGTGGCAAAGGGTTGTGCAGCGCTTTGATGAAGTCTGTCGACTTTGCTTCGAAAACAATAAAAAAGTCATGATCGACGCGGAAGAAACCTGGATGCAGGATGCCGCTGACCATCTGGTGGAAGACATGATGGAAAAATACAATAAAGTAGAACCCATCGTTTGGAACACAGTGCAAATGTACAGAACCGGCCGTTTGGAATATATGCACCAAAACCTGCAGCGCGCGAAAGAAAAAGGTTATTTCATCGGCTATAAGATTGTTCGCGGCGCCTACATGGAAAAAGAAAGAGAAAGAGCCGCAGCGATGAATTATCCCGATCCAATTCAGCCAACAAAAGATGCCTCCGACCGAAATTATAATGATGGGATCGATTTCGTCATGGCAAATCTTGATAAGGTGTCCGGATTTTTTGGCACGCACAACGAAACTTCTACCGAACTCGTGATGGATAAAATGAAAGCCAAAGGTCTGGAAAACGGCGACAACCGCATTTATTTCGGGCAGCTTTACGGCATGAGCGACAATATCACCTTTTATTTGGCCGATAAAAAGTACAATGTGGCGAAATATCTGCCTTATGGTCCGGTAAAAGATGTAGTCCCGTATTTAACGCGCAGAGCACAGGAAAATACGTCGGTCGCTGGGCAAACCGGTCGCGAACTGAGTTTAATTCAGAAAGAACTGGACCGCAGAAAAGGACGGTAA